From Brienomyrus brachyistius isolate T26 chromosome 21, BBRACH_0.4, whole genome shotgun sequence, the proteins below share one genomic window:
- the LOC125716462 gene encoding cyclic AMP-responsive element-binding protein 3-like protein 3-B, producing MMAHAPNKGYDGMELLDLLFDQTDGILRHEEIVSPRVWSVQNHIMDDSTVLSAYSQFPPVLSSADCGSSDTFLETLLSGSDSLSTSGSPLWSPSPSDSGISEDPTSDHMDSPPPPESPPLETHCFHTPPVRTVALEHMDGDVSINLDGWEAGFFPENTAQRSQLSMGAPLTIKDLLLSGTSEPVQQSAQQLFQELVLNDDEKKLLAKEGVSLPTQLPLTKFEERVLKKIRRKIRNKQSAQESRRKKKEYIDGLEGRMAACNAHNQELQRKVLQLEKTNTSLVEQLRRLQALVMNSSNKMAQTGTCILVLLLSFSLILFPSLEPFSFSRISQKTTDFSAVRVQSRSLHSVVEAPQTLPAYLVDRGVEAVETLLAKMQLRSDFPESSTIPHNNTLEEGHNRHGDPITGHVATVTWPTAQDTTLRPHADDM from the exons ATGATGGCACATGCCCCGAACAAG GGTTACGATGGGATGGAACTCCTCGACCTCTTATTCGATCAGACGGATGGAATCCTGCGTCACGAGGAAATAGTGAGCCCGAGAGTCTGGTCAGTGCAAAATCACATCATGGATGACAGCACTGTCCTGTCAGCCTACAGTCAGTTTCCCCCT GTGCTGAGTTCTGCGGACTGCGGCAGCAGCGACACCTTCCTAGAAACCCTGCTGAGCGGCAGCGACTCTCTGTCCACCTCGGGGTCTCCCTTGTGGTCTCCCTCACCCAGTGACAGCGGGATCAGCGAGGACCCCACTTCAGACCACATGGACAGCCCCCCACCTCCCGAGAGTCCCCCACTGGAGACCCATTGCTTCCACACCCCCCCTGTCCGCACAGTCGCTCTGGAACACATGGATGGTGATGTCTCCATCAATCTGG ATGGCTGGGAGGCGGGCTTCTTCCCGGAGAATACAGCTCAGAGGTCCCAGCTATCCATGGGGGCCCCACTCACTATCAAAGACCTGCTGCTTTCTGGCACCAGTGAGCCG GTCCAGCAGTCTGCCCAGCAGCTCTTCCAGGAGCTGGTCCTCAATGACGACGAAAAGAAGCTGCTGGCGAAGGAAGGTGTGAGCCTCCCCACTCAGCTGCCCCTCACCAAG TTTGAGGAGAGGGTTCTGAAAAAGATTCGGAGAAAGATCCGGAATAAGCAGTCAGCCCAGGAAAGCAGGAGGAAGAAGAAGGAATACATTGATGGCCTTGAGGGGAG AATGGCAGCGTGTAATGCACACAACCAGGAACTCCAGAGAAAAGTCCTTCAGCTGGAGAAAACCAACAC GTCTCTGGTGGAGCAGCTGCGCAGACTGCAGGCACTGGTCATGAATAGCTCCAATAAAATGGCTCAGACTGGTACCTGCATCTTG GTGCTGCTTTTGTCCTTCTCTCTCATCCTTTTTCCCAGCCTGGAACCCTTCTCCTTCAGCAGGATCAGCCAAAAGACAACAGACTTCAGTGCAGTCAGAG TCCAGTCACGGTCACTGCACTCTGTGGTCGAGGCACCGCAGACCCTTCCGGCGTATTTGGTGGACCGGGGAGTCGAGGCCGTCGAAACATTGCTGGCTAAGATGCAACTGAGGTCAGATTTCCCAGAATCCAGTACCATCCCTCACAATAAtaccctggaggagggacatAATCGCCATGGAGACCCCATCACGGGTCACGTTGCCACAGTGACCTGGCccacagcacaggacacaacACTTCGTCCGCATGCTGACGATATGTAA
- the LOC125716461 gene encoding elongation factor 2 — protein MVNFTVDQIRAIMDKKSNIRNMSVIAHVDHGKSTLTDSLVSKAGIIASARAGETRFTDTRKDEQERCITIKSTAISMYYELTENDLAFIKQCKDGSGFLINLIDSPGHVDFSSEVTAALRVTDGALVVVDCVSGVCVQTETVLRQAIAERIKPVLMMNKMDRALLELQLVPEELYQTFQRIVENVNVIISTYGEDEGGPMGNIMIDPVVGTVGFGSGLHGWAFTLKQFAEMYVAKFAAKGEGQLGPAERCKKVEDMMKKLWGDRFFDPATGKFSKTASGPDGKKLPRTFAQLILDPIFKVFDAIMNFKKDETAKLIEKLDIKLDAEDKDKEGKPLLKAVMRRWLPAGEALLQMITIHLPSPVTAQKYRCELLYEGPGDDEAAMGIKNCDPKAPLMMYISKMVPTSDKGRFYAFGRVFSGCVSTGLKVRIMGPNYTPGKKEDLYLKPIQRTILMMGRYVEPIEDVPCGNIVGLVGVDQFLVKTGTITTFEQAHNMRVMKFSVSPVVRVAVEAKNPADLPKLVEGLKRLAKSDPMVQCIIEESGEHIIAGAGELHLEICLKDLEEDHACIPLKKSDPVVSYRETVSEESDQMCLSKSPNKHNRLYMRARPFPDGLAEDIEKGDVSSRQELKARARYLADKYEWEVTEARKIWCFGPDGTGPNVLVDVTKGVQYLNEIKDSVVAGFQWATKEGALCEENMRAIRFDIHDVTLHADAIHRGGGQIIPTARRVLYACQLTAAPRLMEPIYLVEIQCPEQVVGGIYGVLNRKRGHVFEEAQVMGTPMFIVKAYLPVNESFGFTADLRSNTGGQAFPQCVFDHWQILPGDPSDSTSRPCQIVAETRKRKGLKEGIPALDNYLDKL, from the exons ATG GTGAATTTTACCGTAGACCAAATCCGTGCCATCATGGACAAGAAGTCCAACATCCGAAACATGTCTGTGATCGCGCACGTGGACCACGGGAAATCCACCCTGACAGACTCCCTGGTGTCCAAGGCTGGCATCATCGCCTCTGCCCGTGCCGGGGAGACACGTTTCACGGACACGCGCAAAGATGAGCAGGAGCGCTGCATCACCATCAAATCCAC TGCCATTTCTATGTACTATGAGCTAACTGAGAACGACCTGGCCTTCATTAAGCAGTGCAAGGATGGTTCTGGTTTCCTGATCAACCTCATCGACTCCCCGGGTCACGTCGACTTCTCCTCCGAGGTGACGGCTGCCCTTCGTGTCACTGACGGTGCCCTGGTGGTTGTGGACTGCGTGTCGG GCGTGTGTGTGCAGACCGAGACTGTGCTGAGGCAGGCAATTGCTGAGAGGATCAAGCCTGTGCTCATGATGAACAAGATGGACCGTGCCCtgctggagctgcagctggtgccGGAGGAGCTCTACCAGACCTTCCAGAGGATTGTGGAGAACGTGAACGTCATCATCTCCACTTACGGCGAGGATGAGGGTGGACCCATGGGCAACATCATG ATCGACCCGGTTGTTGGCACCGTGGGCTTTGGTTCTGGTCTCCACGGCTGGGCCTTCACCCTGAAACAGTTCGCTGAGATGTATGTGGCTAAGTTCGCTGCTAAGGGGGAGGGGCAGCTGGGGCCGGCCGAGCGCTGCAAGAAGGTGGAGGACATGATGAAGAAGCTGTGGGGAGACAG GTTCTTTGACCCAGCCACCGGCAAATTCAGCAAGACCGCCAGTGGCCCTGATGGCAAGAAGCTTCCCCGTACCTTCGCTCAGCTCATCCTGGACCCTATCTTCAAG GTGTTCGATGCCATCATGAACTTCAAGAAGGATGAGACAGCCAAGCTCATTGAGAAGCTCGACATCAAGCTGGACGCCGAGGACAAGGATAAGGAGGGCAAGCCGCTGCTGAAGGCGGTGATGCGTCGCTGGCTCCCCGCTGGAGAAGCCCTTCTCCAGATGATCACCATCCATCTGCCCTCCCCCGTCACAGCTCAGAAGTATCGCTGCGAGCTGCTGTATGAGGGCCCCGGCGACGACGAGGCTGCCATGG gTATCAAGAACTGCGACCCCAAAGCCCCCTTGATGATGTACATCTCCAAAATGGTGCCCACCTCCGACAAGGGCCGTTTCTACGCCTTCGGCCGCGTCTTCTCCGGCTGCGTGTCCACTGGTCTGAAGGTGCGCATCATGGGACCAAACTACACTCCTGGAAAGAAGGAGGACCTCTATCTGAAACCCATCCAGAG GACCATCCTTATGATGGGTCGCTACGTGGAGCCCATTGAGGATGTGCCGTGCGGGAACATTGTGGGTTTGGTGGGCGTGGACCAGTTCCTGGTGAAGACGGGCACCATCACCACCTTCGAGCAGGCCCACAACATGCGTGTGATGAAGTTCAGCGTCAGCCCAGTAGTGAGGGTGGCCGTGGAGGCCAAAAACCCAGCGGACCTGCCCAAGCTGGTCGAAGGCCTGAAACGCCTAGCCAAGTCAGACCCCATGGTGCAGTGCATCATCGAGGAGTCTGGTGAGCACATCATCGCTGGAGCTGGGGAGCTGCATTTGGAGATCTGTCTTAAGGACTTGGAGGAGGACCATGCCTGCATTCCACTGAAG AAATCAGACCCTGTGGTGTCCTACAGAGAGACCGTGAGTGAAGAATCCGATCAGATGTGcttgtccaagtcccccaacaagcACAACAGGCTGTACATGCGCGCCCGGCCCTTCCCCGATGGCCTGGCTGAGGACATCGAGAAGGGTGATGTGTCATCGCGGCAGGAGCTCAAGGCTCGCGCGCGCTACCTCGCCGACAAGTACGAGTGGGAGGTGACTGAGGCTCGTAAGATCTGGTGCTTTGGACCTGATGGGACGGGACCCAACGTCCTGGTGGATGTGACCAAGGGAGTGCAGTACCTGAATGAGATCAAGGACAGCGTTGTGGCTGGTTTCCAGTGGGCAACCAAAGAG GGTGCTCTATGTGAAGAGAACATGCGTGCCATCCGCTTCGACATCCACGACGTGACCCTGCACGCAGACGCCATCCACCGTGGTGGCGGTCAGATCATCCCCACGGCCCGCAGGGTGCTCTATGCCTgccagctcactgctgccccgcGCCTTATGGAGCCCATCTACCTAGTGGAGATCCAG TGCCCAGAACAAGTGGTTGGTGGAATCTATGGTGTGCTGAACAGGAAGCGTGGGCACGTGTTTGAGGAGGCCCAGGTGATGGGCACGCCCATGTTCATCGTCAAGGCCTACCTGCCAGTCAATGAGTCATTTG GTTTCACAGCAGATCTGCGCTCCAACACCGGAGGGCAGGCCTTCCCACAGTGTGTGTTTGACCACTGGCAGATTCTCCCAGGCGACCCCAGCGACAGCACCTCCAGGCCCTGTCAGATTGTCGCAGAGACCCGCAAGCGCAAGGGGCTGAAAGAGGGCATCCCAGCCCTGGACAACTACTTGGACAAGCtgtaa